The following coding sequences are from one Devosia neptuniae window:
- a CDS encoding zinc-binding metallopeptidase family protein translates to MKLFVCDHCGNTVYFENAVCERCRHQLGYLPDRNALVSLVESGGHWSSPVFPGEAYLFCENARHGACNWLVPANPGGDVYCAACRHNDTIPALADPSNLLRWQIIERAKKRLFYSLLRLHLPLRTRTEDPAHGLSFRFLADMPIEPVPVMTGHDSGIITIALAEADDAERESRRTAMGEPYRTLLGHFRHEIGHHYWDLLVANTSALERFRALFGDETADYAQSLATYYATGAPLGWPQTHISAYASAHPWEDFAETFAHYLHITDTVEMAAAFGVRARPKTADESLAVGVDFDPYTTPDMQTVVDNWIPLASMLNNLNRAMGHPDAYPFILTPQVIEKLGFVHDLVHGQMT, encoded by the coding sequence ATGAAACTCTTCGTCTGCGACCATTGCGGCAACACCGTCTATTTTGAAAATGCGGTGTGCGAACGCTGCCGCCACCAGCTCGGCTATCTGCCCGATCGCAATGCCTTGGTGTCACTGGTCGAGAGCGGTGGTCATTGGAGCAGTCCGGTCTTTCCCGGCGAGGCCTATCTGTTCTGCGAGAACGCCCGCCATGGCGCCTGCAATTGGCTGGTCCCTGCCAATCCCGGCGGCGACGTCTATTGCGCCGCCTGCCGGCACAATGACACCATTCCCGCCCTTGCCGATCCGAGCAATCTGCTACGCTGGCAAATTATCGAGCGCGCCAAGAAGCGCCTGTTCTATTCCTTGCTGCGCCTGCATCTGCCGCTGCGCACCCGGACTGAGGACCCCGCGCACGGGCTTTCCTTCCGCTTCCTGGCCGATATGCCCATCGAACCCGTCCCCGTGATGACCGGCCATGATAGCGGCATCATCACCATCGCCCTGGCCGAGGCCGACGATGCCGAGCGCGAAAGCCGCCGCACCGCCATGGGCGAGCCCTATCGCACCCTGCTCGGCCATTTCCGCCACGAAATCGGCCACCACTATTGGGACCTGCTGGTCGCCAACACATCAGCGCTCGAGCGCTTCCGCGCCCTGTTCGGCGATGAAACCGCCGACTACGCGCAAAGCTTGGCCACCTACTATGCCACTGGCGCTCCTCTCGGCTGGCCGCAAACCCATATCAGCGCCTATGCCAGCGCCCATCCCTGGGAGGATTTTGCCGAAACCTTCGCCCATTACCTGCACATCACCGATACGGTCGAAATGGCCGCCGCCTTTGGCGTCCGTGCCCGTCCCAAGACTGCAGATGAATCCCTGGCCGTGGGTGTTGATTTCGATCCCTACACCACACCTGATATGCAGACCGTGGTCGACAACTGGATTCCCCTGGCGTCAATGCTCAACAATCTAAACCGCGCCATGGGTCATCCCGACGCCTATCCCTTCATCCTCACGCCCCAGGTGATCGAAAAACTCGGCTTCGTGCATGATCTGGTGCATGGGCAAATGACCTAG
- a CDS encoding LysE family translocator, whose amino-acid sequence MSIEFLITTLIVVVSPGTGALYTIAAGLSRGAKASAVAAFGCTLGIVPHMLAAITGLAAILHTSALAFEIIKYLGVAYLLYMAWATLRESGALSVEQDVAHKSAGKVIVESVLINILNPKLSIFFFAFLPQFVPADAPNALPQMLELSAVFMGMTFVVFALYGLFAASIRGQVISRPAIMTWMRRTFAGAFVLLGARLALTER is encoded by the coding sequence ATGAGCATCGAATTTTTGATAACCACGCTGATCGTGGTCGTATCGCCGGGCACGGGCGCGCTTTACACCATCGCAGCTGGGCTGAGCCGGGGCGCAAAGGCGAGCGCGGTGGCGGCGTTTGGCTGCACGCTGGGGATCGTGCCGCATATGCTGGCGGCGATCACGGGTCTGGCGGCGATCCTGCACACCAGCGCATTGGCGTTTGAAATCATCAAATATCTGGGCGTCGCCTATCTGCTCTATATGGCCTGGGCCACGTTGCGCGAAAGCGGTGCGCTCAGCGTCGAACAGGATGTGGCGCATAAATCGGCGGGCAAGGTGATCGTGGAAAGCGTGCTGATCAACATTCTCAATCCCAAGCTGTCGATTTTCTTTTTTGCCTTCCTGCCGCAATTCGTGCCGGCGGATGCGCCCAATGCGCTGCCGCAAATGCTGGAATTGAGCGCGGTGTTCATGGGCATGACTTTTGTGGTGTTCGCACTCTATGGGCTGTTTGCCGCATCGATCCGCGGACAGGTTATCAGCCGGCCGGCCATCATGACGTGGATGCGGCGGACATTTGCCGGGGCGTTCGTACTGCTGGGCGCGCGGCTGGCGCTGACGGAGCGATAA
- a CDS encoding VOC family protein, whose product MYKPAGHNSLSPYLIVSDAKPVLDFIKAVFGDEPTLEHRDESGALRHVEFKIDDTVLMLGQAPGATSSAHIHVYVPDVDQSFELARAAGGKVVQEPTQKDDADRRCGITDPSGTTWWLATTQGFNNA is encoded by the coding sequence ATGTACAAGCCTGCCGGCCACAACAGCCTTTCCCCCTACCTGATCGTCAGCGACGCCAAGCCGGTGCTCGATTTCATCAAAGCCGTATTTGGCGACGAGCCCACGCTGGAGCATCGCGACGAGAGCGGCGCCTTGCGCCATGTCGAATTCAAGATCGACGATACCGTGCTGATGCTCGGCCAGGCGCCCGGCGCCACCAGCAGCGCCCATATCCACGTCTATGTTCCCGATGTCGACCAGAGTTTCGAGCTGGCCCGCGCCGCCGGCGGCAAGGTGGTGCAGGAACCCACCCAGAAGGACGACGCCGATCGCCGCTGCGGCATCACCGACCCTTCCGGCACCACCTGGTGGCTCGCCACCACCCAGGGCTTCAACAACGCCTGA
- a CDS encoding DUF2934 domain-containing protein → MIGWDEGKIRNRAYLLWERAGWPQGRDQEFWRRAEEELAREDQLDLSKEDTEIKKPPLLPGHLLQ, encoded by the coding sequence ATGATCGGATGGGATGAAGGAAAAATTCGCAACCGGGCCTATCTGCTATGGGAGCGGGCTGGATGGCCGCAGGGCCGGGACCAGGAGTTCTGGCGCCGCGCCGAGGAAGAACTGGCGCGCGAGGACCAGCTCGATCTGTCCAAGGAAGACACCGAGATAAAAAAGCCGCCATTGCTGCCGGGACATCTGCTGCAGTAG
- a CDS encoding histidine phosphatase family protein, whose translation MTLYLLRHGETLWNTQSRFQGQLDSPLTPTGIAQADLAARRLAEEIPNPDCFELHISPLGRARQTAARVAAFIPLPAKEEARLIEVTIGSWDGMTLYEIDQEHPGALDGTDAFDWYFRSPDGETFEQICARAKSWLADTVSTPTIAISHGLTGRIIRGVYLGLSRREVLTLPVPQNGFYRLEAGRADFIE comes from the coding sequence ATGACCCTCTACCTCCTCCGCCACGGCGAAACCCTCTGGAACACCCAAAGCCGATTCCAGGGTCAATTGGACTCTCCCCTAACCCCGACCGGCATCGCGCAAGCCGATCTAGCAGCTCGCCGCCTTGCCGAAGAAATCCCCAACCCCGACTGCTTTGAACTCCATATCAGCCCTCTCGGTCGCGCCCGCCAAACCGCCGCCCGCGTAGCCGCCTTCATCCCCCTTCCCGCCAAGGAAGAGGCCCGACTGATAGAAGTCACCATCGGATCTTGGGACGGGATGACCCTCTATGAAATAGACCAGGAGCATCCTGGCGCCCTAGACGGCACTGACGCATTCGATTGGTATTTTCGCTCGCCAGACGGCGAAACTTTCGAGCAAATTTGTGCTCGCGCCAAATCCTGGCTGGCCGACACTGTCTCCACGCCCACAATCGCCATATCCCACGGGCTGACCGGCAGGATTATCCGCGGCGTCTATCTGGGGCTCTCGCGACGCGAAGTGCTTACCTTGCCCGTTCCCCAGAATGGCTTCTATCGGCTAGAAGCTGGTCGAGCGGACTTCATCGAATAA
- a CDS encoding putative quinol monooxygenase produces the protein MGKVYLTGHLEVPPDRIEAVIAALPAHIALTRAEPGCLAFSVAQNPDNPTHFLVSEIFANQFAFDAHQARTATSAWAEITAGLQRHYSIRTE, from the coding sequence ATGGGCAAAGTCTACCTGACGGGCCATCTGGAAGTGCCGCCCGACCGCATTGAAGCGGTCATCGCGGCCCTGCCCGCTCACATCGCCCTCACCCGTGCTGAACCGGGATGTCTCGCCTTTTCCGTCGCCCAAAACCCAGACAATCCCACCCATTTCCTGGTCAGCGAAATCTTCGCCAACCAATTCGCCTTCGACGCCCACCAGGCCCGCACCGCCACCTCCGCCTGGGCCGAGATCACCGCCGGCCTGCAACGGCACTATTCCATCCGCACGGAATAG
- the flhA gene encoding flagellar biosynthesis protein FlhA, which translates to MTDLPAGRPRPAFKIPTAASVFDLLRSGDIALAAGVMGLIVILIVPMPPLLLDALLAVSIVFSVMILMTALFIQKPLEFSSFPTVLLIATMLRLGLNLATTRLILSDGHTGTAAAGHVIEAFGHFVMRGNFIIGVVVFAILVIVNFIVITKGSGRIAEVAARFNLDAMPGKQMAIDADLSSGLIDEATAKQRRADLEGESAFFGNMDGASKFVRGDAIAGLIITFINVVAGMIIGMMQEGLSIQEAGNVYTLLTIGDGLVSQIPALIVSTAAGILVSKSGVTGSADKALSAQFTGYPRALGMSSAVMGLLAFLPGMPVIPFLAIAGGVGYLAWRSASKKDERQAEVDLKSAIEASKPGGANAPATEAPISDSLKIDELKLELGYGLLSLVKEDENGSDRLTEQIKALRRQLATELGFVMPPVRILDNMQLEPNDYKVRIKEVEAGHGQIFANQLMVMDPMGNQIDLPGHHTTEPTFGLPATWIEPALRDEAELRGLSIIDPSTVISTHLTEVLKANVSDLLNYANVQSLLSGLPKDQQKLAEDIIPGLISVSGVQRVLQTLLTERISIRDLSTILEGIAEIAGPGRSTQMIAEHVRSRLARQICAANLGPDGNLPLLTLSPQWERDFAEAMVGDGDNRHLAMAPSRLQQFIAGIQQGYERAAQMGELPVLITSPSIRPHVRAIIERFRPQTVVMSQNEVHPRIRLKTVGSI; encoded by the coding sequence ATGACTGACCTCCCAGCCGGCCGGCCCCGCCCAGCCTTCAAGATCCCCACCGCTGCGTCAGTCTTCGACCTGCTCCGCTCGGGCGATATCGCGCTCGCTGCCGGCGTCATGGGCCTTATCGTCATTCTCATCGTGCCGATGCCGCCGCTGCTGCTCGATGCGCTGCTGGCTGTCTCCATCGTCTTTTCCGTGATGATCCTGATGACGGCCCTGTTCATCCAGAAGCCGCTCGAATTCTCGTCCTTCCCGACGGTCCTGCTCATCGCCACCATGCTGCGGCTGGGCTTGAACCTGGCGACCACCCGCCTCATCCTCTCGGACGGGCACACTGGCACCGCCGCCGCCGGACACGTCATCGAGGCCTTCGGCCACTTCGTCATGCGTGGCAATTTCATCATTGGTGTCGTGGTCTTCGCGATCCTGGTGATCGTCAACTTCATCGTCATCACCAAGGGTTCCGGCCGCATCGCCGAAGTCGCCGCCCGTTTCAACCTCGATGCCATGCCTGGCAAGCAGATGGCCATCGACGCCGATCTCAGCTCAGGCCTGATCGATGAAGCCACCGCCAAGCAGCGCCGCGCCGATCTCGAAGGCGAAAGCGCCTTCTTCGGCAACATGGACGGCGCCAGCAAGTTCGTGCGCGGCGACGCCATTGCGGGCCTGATCATCACCTTCATCAACGTCGTTGCCGGCATGATCATCGGCATGATGCAGGAAGGCCTCTCCATCCAGGAGGCCGGCAATGTCTATACCCTTTTGACCATCGGCGACGGCCTGGTCTCCCAGATCCCCGCGCTGATTGTCTCCACTGCCGCCGGCATCCTGGTCTCCAAATCCGGCGTGACCGGCTCGGCCGACAAGGCCCTTTCGGCCCAGTTCACCGGCTATCCCCGCGCCTTGGGCATGTCCTCGGCCGTCATGGGCCTGCTCGCCTTCCTGCCCGGCATGCCGGTCATCCCCTTCCTCGCCATTGCCGGCGGTGTCGGCTACCTGGCCTGGCGCTCGGCCAGCAAGAAGGACGAAAGGCAAGCGGAGGTCGATCTGAAGTCGGCCATTGAAGCCAGCAAGCCCGGCGGCGCCAATGCCCCCGCCACCGAAGCCCCGATTTCCGACAGCCTCAAGATCGACGAACTCAAGCTCGAACTTGGCTATGGCCTGCTCAGCCTCGTCAAGGAAGACGAAAACGGTTCTGATCGCCTCACCGAGCAGATCAAGGCGCTGCGCCGGCAACTGGCGACCGAACTGGGATTTGTCATGCCCCCGGTCCGCATTCTCGACAATATGCAGCTCGAGCCCAACGACTACAAAGTCCGCATCAAGGAAGTCGAAGCCGGCCACGGCCAGATTTTCGCCAATCAGCTGATGGTCATGGACCCCATGGGCAACCAGATCGACCTGCCCGGCCACCACACGACCGAACCCACTTTCGGCCTACCCGCCACCTGGATCGAGCCGGCTCTGCGCGACGAAGCCGAACTGCGCGGCCTCTCCATCATCGATCCCTCGACGGTCATTTCCACGCACCTGACGGAAGTGCTCAAGGCCAACGTTTCCGACCTGCTCAACTACGCCAATGTGCAATCCCTGCTTTCGGGCCTGCCCAAGGATCAGCAAAAGCTGGCCGAAGACATCATCCCTGGCCTCATTTCGGTCTCGGGCGTCCAGCGCGTGCTGCAGACCCTGCTCACCGAGCGCATCTCGATCCGCGATCTCTCCACCATTCTCGAAGGCATTGCCGAAATCGCCGGCCCCGGCCGCTCCACCCAGATGATTGCCGAGCATGTCCGCTCCCGTCTCGCCCGCCAGATCTGCGCCGCCAATCTGGGCCCCGACGGCAACCTGCCGCTGCTCACCCTCTCCCCGCAATGGGAGCGCGATTTCGCCGAAGCCATGGTGGGCGATGGCGACAACCGGCACCTGGCCATGGCCCCATCCCGCCTGCAGCAATTCATCGCCGGCATCCAGCAGGGCTATGAACGCGCCGCCCAGATGGGCGAGCTGCCCGTGCTGATCACCTCCCCCTCGATCCGCCCCCATGTCCGCGCCATCATCGAACGCTTCCGCCCCCAAACGGTGGTCATGAGCCAGAACGAAGTCCACCCCCGCATCCGCCTCAAGACGGTGGGAAGCATCTAG